A section of the Labrus mixtus chromosome 15, fLabMix1.1, whole genome shotgun sequence genome encodes:
- the LOC132989552 gene encoding immunoglobulin superfamily member 21-like isoform X2, with amino-acid sequence MTTGPLALCCLPLLLLSALSLTLSQGYLTVSIDPLPHVVIGDTVTLKCNFQTDGNLREIVWFRVTEGGNAKQKIFTYDAMYNTSYSHLEDNKKREDLVYRSTVRLPEVQMEDDGLYECHVGIYDRSSRDKVILASGSIILTVIVPPKSISVVAADSPAPFSRYEAQNFSLVCIVTGAKPAPVVYFKRDGELIDVVPPSQSPSSTGEQNKKPGKSRGRSRAGLLSSQIHVSRDLDDTKLHKSPSPSEKQGKPARLGQDGPEPGREQAPQPGPEQTTEVIPETVVSWEFPRWVQSSDPLYYFQHRQQAVGDGTMEVRAMLTWSLNPQLDNEALFSCEVNHPALSMPMQAEVTLAAPRGPKLSMTPDRATVGDTVRITVQGFQLGPSASEVFPEPMFTWTRVGGLLLDGSETHDGRELVLDRVPAELNGSMFRCTAENPLGSTDTHTRLIVFENPRLKKGKERFVAIDAAVIQRSLTLTSMLLLLSFTFELT; translated from the exons gtTATTTAACGGTCTCCATTGACCCCCTCCCTCACGTCGTCATCGGAGACACGGTGACTCTGAAGTGTAACTTCCAAACGGACGGGAACCTGCGAGAGATCGTGTGGTTCCGG GTGACTGAAGGAGGCAACGCAAAGCAGAAGATTTTCACCTACGATGCCATGTACAACACCAGCTACTCTCACCTGGAGGACAACAAGAAACGGGAGGACCTGGTCTACAGGTCCACTGTGCG TCTCCCCGAAGTGCAGATGGAGGACGACGGCCTGTACGAGTGTCACGTGGGGATCTACGACCGGAGCTCCAGAGATAAAGTGATCCTCGCCTCCGGCAGcatcatcctcactgtcatAG TGCCTCCAAAGTCTATCTCTGTGGTGGCAGCCGACAGCCCGGCTCCTTTCAGCCGCTACGAGGCCCAGAACTTCTCTCTGGTCTGCATTGTGACAGGAGCCAAGCCGGCCCCCGTG GTGTACTTTAAGCGGGATGGGGAGCTCATCGATGTGGTTCCACCCAGCCAGTCTCCCTCTTCAACAggagaacaaaacaagaaaccaGGAAAAAGCCGGGGACGGAGCCGAGCGGGACTCCTGAGCTCTCAGATCCACGTCAGCCGAGACCTGGACGACACCAAACTCCATAAGTCCCCATCCCCGTCCGAGAAGCAGGGCAAACCGGCCCGGCTCGGACAAGACGGACCCGAACCGGGCCGGGAGCAAGCGCCCCAGCCGGGCCCCGAGCAGACCACCGAGGTGATCCCGGAGACGGTGGTGAGCTGGGAGTTTCCCCGCTGGGTGCAGAGCAGCGACCCACTGTACTACTTCCAGCACCGACAGCAGGCGGTGGGCGACGGCACCATGGAGGTGAGAGCCATGCTGACCTGGAGCCTGAACCCCCAGCTGGACAACGAGGCTCTGTTCAGCTGTGAGGTCAACCACCCGGCTCTGTCCATGCCCATGCAGGCCGAGGTCACACTGG CTGCTCCCAGAGGACCCAAGCTGTCCATGACCCCCGATCGAGCCACAGTGGGGGACACAGTGCGGATCACAGTCCAGGGCTTCCAGCTCGGACCCTCAGCG agcGAGGTGTTCCCTGAGCCCATGTTCACCTGGACCAGAGTCGGGGGTCTTCTCCTGGACGGCAGCGAGACTCATGACGGACGAGAACTCGTCCTGGACAGAGTTCCTGCTGAGCTCAACGGCTCCATGTTTCGCTGCACGGCCGAGAATCCTCTGGGCTccacggacacacacacgcgccTCATAGTGTTCG aaaacccAAGattaaagaaaggaaaagaacgTTTTGTTG ccatCGATGCAGCCGTCATTCAGCGCTCCCTCACATTAACCTccatgttgctgctgctgagctTCACCTTTGAGCTGACGTGA
- the LOC132989552 gene encoding immunoglobulin superfamily member 21-like isoform X1 — protein MTTGPLALCCLPLLLLSALSLTLSQGYLTVSIDPLPHVVIGDTVTLKCNFQTDGNLREIVWFRVSTQVTEGGNAKQKIFTYDAMYNTSYSHLEDNKKREDLVYRSTVRLPEVQMEDDGLYECHVGIYDRSSRDKVILASGSIILTVIVPPKSISVVAADSPAPFSRYEAQNFSLVCIVTGAKPAPVVYFKRDGELIDVVPPSQSPSSTGEQNKKPGKSRGRSRAGLLSSQIHVSRDLDDTKLHKSPSPSEKQGKPARLGQDGPEPGREQAPQPGPEQTTEVIPETVVSWEFPRWVQSSDPLYYFQHRQQAVGDGTMEVRAMLTWSLNPQLDNEALFSCEVNHPALSMPMQAEVTLAAPRGPKLSMTPDRATVGDTVRITVQGFQLGPSASEVFPEPMFTWTRVGGLLLDGSETHDGRELVLDRVPAELNGSMFRCTAENPLGSTDTHTRLIVFENPRLKKGKERFVAIDAAVIQRSLTLTSMLLLLSFTFELT, from the exons gtTATTTAACGGTCTCCATTGACCCCCTCCCTCACGTCGTCATCGGAGACACGGTGACTCTGAAGTGTAACTTCCAAACGGACGGGAACCTGCGAGAGATCGTGTGGTTCCGGGTGAGCACGCAG GTGACTGAAGGAGGCAACGCAAAGCAGAAGATTTTCACCTACGATGCCATGTACAACACCAGCTACTCTCACCTGGAGGACAACAAGAAACGGGAGGACCTGGTCTACAGGTCCACTGTGCG TCTCCCCGAAGTGCAGATGGAGGACGACGGCCTGTACGAGTGTCACGTGGGGATCTACGACCGGAGCTCCAGAGATAAAGTGATCCTCGCCTCCGGCAGcatcatcctcactgtcatAG TGCCTCCAAAGTCTATCTCTGTGGTGGCAGCCGACAGCCCGGCTCCTTTCAGCCGCTACGAGGCCCAGAACTTCTCTCTGGTCTGCATTGTGACAGGAGCCAAGCCGGCCCCCGTG GTGTACTTTAAGCGGGATGGGGAGCTCATCGATGTGGTTCCACCCAGCCAGTCTCCCTCTTCAACAggagaacaaaacaagaaaccaGGAAAAAGCCGGGGACGGAGCCGAGCGGGACTCCTGAGCTCTCAGATCCACGTCAGCCGAGACCTGGACGACACCAAACTCCATAAGTCCCCATCCCCGTCCGAGAAGCAGGGCAAACCGGCCCGGCTCGGACAAGACGGACCCGAACCGGGCCGGGAGCAAGCGCCCCAGCCGGGCCCCGAGCAGACCACCGAGGTGATCCCGGAGACGGTGGTGAGCTGGGAGTTTCCCCGCTGGGTGCAGAGCAGCGACCCACTGTACTACTTCCAGCACCGACAGCAGGCGGTGGGCGACGGCACCATGGAGGTGAGAGCCATGCTGACCTGGAGCCTGAACCCCCAGCTGGACAACGAGGCTCTGTTCAGCTGTGAGGTCAACCACCCGGCTCTGTCCATGCCCATGCAGGCCGAGGTCACACTGG CTGCTCCCAGAGGACCCAAGCTGTCCATGACCCCCGATCGAGCCACAGTGGGGGACACAGTGCGGATCACAGTCCAGGGCTTCCAGCTCGGACCCTCAGCG agcGAGGTGTTCCCTGAGCCCATGTTCACCTGGACCAGAGTCGGGGGTCTTCTCCTGGACGGCAGCGAGACTCATGACGGACGAGAACTCGTCCTGGACAGAGTTCCTGCTGAGCTCAACGGCTCCATGTTTCGCTGCACGGCCGAGAATCCTCTGGGCTccacggacacacacacgcgccTCATAGTGTTCG aaaacccAAGattaaagaaaggaaaagaacgTTTTGTTG ccatCGATGCAGCCGTCATTCAGCGCTCCCTCACATTAACCTccatgttgctgctgctgagctTCACCTTTGAGCTGACGTGA
- the LOC132989552 gene encoding immunoglobulin superfamily member 21-like isoform X3, producing the protein MTTGPLALCCLPLLLLSALSLTLSQGYLTVSIDPLPHVVIGDTVTLKCNFQTDGNLREIVWFRVSTQVTEGGNAKQKIFTYDAMYNTSYSHLEDNKKREDLVYRSTVRLPEVQMEDDGLYECHVGIYDRSSRDKVILASGSIILTVIVPPKSISVVAADSPAPFSRYEAQNFSLVCIVTGAKPAPVVYFKRDGELIDVVPPSQSPSSTGEQNKKPGKSRGRSRAGLLSSQIHVSRDLDDTKLHKSPSPSEKQGKPARLGQDGPEPGREQAPQPGPEQTTEVIPETVVSWEFPRWVQSSDPLYYFQHRQQAVGDGTMEVRAMLTWSLNPQLDNEALFSCEVNHPALSMPMQAEVTLAAPRGPKLSMTPDRATVGDTVRITVQGFQLGPSASEVFPEPMFTWTRVGGLLLDGSETHDGRELVLDRVPAELNGSMFRCTAENPLGSTDTHTRLIVFAIDAAVIQRSLTLTSMLLLLSFTFELT; encoded by the exons gtTATTTAACGGTCTCCATTGACCCCCTCCCTCACGTCGTCATCGGAGACACGGTGACTCTGAAGTGTAACTTCCAAACGGACGGGAACCTGCGAGAGATCGTGTGGTTCCGGGTGAGCACGCAG GTGACTGAAGGAGGCAACGCAAAGCAGAAGATTTTCACCTACGATGCCATGTACAACACCAGCTACTCTCACCTGGAGGACAACAAGAAACGGGAGGACCTGGTCTACAGGTCCACTGTGCG TCTCCCCGAAGTGCAGATGGAGGACGACGGCCTGTACGAGTGTCACGTGGGGATCTACGACCGGAGCTCCAGAGATAAAGTGATCCTCGCCTCCGGCAGcatcatcctcactgtcatAG TGCCTCCAAAGTCTATCTCTGTGGTGGCAGCCGACAGCCCGGCTCCTTTCAGCCGCTACGAGGCCCAGAACTTCTCTCTGGTCTGCATTGTGACAGGAGCCAAGCCGGCCCCCGTG GTGTACTTTAAGCGGGATGGGGAGCTCATCGATGTGGTTCCACCCAGCCAGTCTCCCTCTTCAACAggagaacaaaacaagaaaccaGGAAAAAGCCGGGGACGGAGCCGAGCGGGACTCCTGAGCTCTCAGATCCACGTCAGCCGAGACCTGGACGACACCAAACTCCATAAGTCCCCATCCCCGTCCGAGAAGCAGGGCAAACCGGCCCGGCTCGGACAAGACGGACCCGAACCGGGCCGGGAGCAAGCGCCCCAGCCGGGCCCCGAGCAGACCACCGAGGTGATCCCGGAGACGGTGGTGAGCTGGGAGTTTCCCCGCTGGGTGCAGAGCAGCGACCCACTGTACTACTTCCAGCACCGACAGCAGGCGGTGGGCGACGGCACCATGGAGGTGAGAGCCATGCTGACCTGGAGCCTGAACCCCCAGCTGGACAACGAGGCTCTGTTCAGCTGTGAGGTCAACCACCCGGCTCTGTCCATGCCCATGCAGGCCGAGGTCACACTGG CTGCTCCCAGAGGACCCAAGCTGTCCATGACCCCCGATCGAGCCACAGTGGGGGACACAGTGCGGATCACAGTCCAGGGCTTCCAGCTCGGACCCTCAGCG agcGAGGTGTTCCCTGAGCCCATGTTCACCTGGACCAGAGTCGGGGGTCTTCTCCTGGACGGCAGCGAGACTCATGACGGACGAGAACTCGTCCTGGACAGAGTTCCTGCTGAGCTCAACGGCTCCATGTTTCGCTGCACGGCCGAGAATCCTCTGGGCTccacggacacacacacgcgccTCATAGTGTTCG ccatCGATGCAGCCGTCATTCAGCGCTCCCTCACATTAACCTccatgttgctgctgctgagctTCACCTTTGAGCTGACGTGA